From the Telopea speciosissima isolate NSW1024214 ecotype Mountain lineage unplaced genomic scaffold, Tspe_v1 Tspe_v1.1071, whole genome shotgun sequence genome, one window contains:
- the LOC122648427 gene encoding protein SEED AND ROOT HAIR PROTECTIVE PROTEIN-like — protein MALKLVILFLLSLAFFTLTIDASNSTVASGGKLKEIIGVQGVIYCKTGTKQFPIEGAKGRVTCLVVDENGYESVITVISNKTDKNGYFLAKLYPSALEELEFKGILTGCKAYLNSSPLRKCRVPTDIKKGMSGAPLLLPRILPEDNIHLYSVGPFVYTSEPDFHHGY, from the exons ATGGCCCTCAAGCTTGtcatcctcttcctcctctccctcGCCTTCTTCACACTCACAATCGATGCTTCAAATTCTACTGTTGCCTCTGGTGGTAAGCTCAAGGAAATCATTGGCGTACAGGGAGTTATCTATTGCAAAACAGGCACAAAACAATTTCCCATCGAAG GAGCCAAGGGGAGAGTAACATGTTTAGTGGTCGATGAGAATGGATATGAATCAGTCATCACTGTCATCAGCAATAAAACAGACAAGAATGGTTACTTCTTAGCAAAGTTGTATCCCTCGGcacttgaagagcttgaattcaAAGGGATTCTCACAGGGTGTAAGGCTTACCTGAACAGTTCTCCCTTGAGGAAATGCCGTGTTCCAACTGATATCAAGAAGGGAATGAGTGGTGCACCTCTTTTGTTGCCCCGTATTCTTCCGGAGGATAACATACATTTGTACTCGGTGGGACCTTTTGTGTACACATCCGAGCCTGATTTTCATCATGGTTATTGA